A stretch of Oryza brachyantha chromosome 4, ObraRS2, whole genome shotgun sequence DNA encodes these proteins:
- the LOC102716403 gene encoding protein MULTIPLE CHLOROPLAST DIVISION SITE 1, whose translation MAPASVAVSLSFRLVPPRTCRGSGRTRRLRPIRASSDGNGVANGDRRVAALEKRVEDLRAVVASVPPAVAAIRQNIGLNFIAGFCLGITLLAAVARQVIIRIHERDNKGSVADLIRRGQLKSGQRGMAKLRVYDDPFNNPLVKIDEGASTAQMFGKEYRLAPVRLTKEEQAMHQKRRSRTYQWKRPTVFLKEGDSLPPDVDPDTVRWIPVNHPFAAASSEVDEETAKQNVYQKDGVPSRVKAEHEALQTRLEASNDVNKFSSSQRNMQRSDRQLRLSSESSGNLQNSLSGTEKNQNGQPTLESEKHSTDGNSRSKNLEEQ comes from the exons atggcgcctgcctccgtcgccgtctccctctccttccGCCTCGTGCCTCCCCGAACCTGCCGCGGGAGCGGGAGGACGAGGCGGCTCCGGCCAATTAGGGCTTCGAGCGACGGTAATGGCGTTGCGAACGGGGACCGGAGAGTCGCGGCCCTGGAGAAGAGGGTGGAAGATCTGAGGGCTGTCGTCGCCTCGGTGccccctgctgttgctgcg ATCAGACAAAACATTGGACTAAATTTTATTGCTGGATTCTGTCTCGGCATCACATTGTTGGCTGCTGTTGCAAGACAGGTCATCATTAGGATTCATGAGCGTGACAATAAAGGTTCTGTTGCTGACCTAATAAGGCGTGGACAATTAAAATCAGGACAACGTGGGAT GGCAAAACTCCGAGTGTACGATGATCCTTTCAATAATCCATTAGTTAAGATTGATGAGGGTGCTTCTACTGCTCAAATGTTTGGCAAGGAGTACCGGCTGGCTCCTGTTAGGCTTACAAAAGAAGAACAAGCAATGCATCAGAAAAGGAGATCACGCACATATCAGTGGAAAAGGCCCACTGTTTTTCTTAAAGAAGGAGATTCCTTACCACCAGATGTTGATCCAGACACAGTTAGATGGATTCCAGTAAACCACCCATTTGCTGCTGCTTCAAGTGAAGTAGATGAGGAGACTGCTAAACAAAATGTTTATCAAAAGGATGGCGTCCCATCCCGTGTCAAAGCTGAGCATGAAGCTTTGCAGACAAGGCTAGAGGCTTCAAACGAT GTTAACAAATTCTCATCTAGCCAAAGGAATATGCAGCGTAGTGACAGACAATTAAGATTATCAAGCGAGTCATCTGGGAATCTGCAAAACTCGTTATCTGGCACAGAGAAGAACCAAAATGGTCAACCTACCTTGGAGTCTGAGAAGCATAGCACTGACGGCAATTCACGATCAAAAAATCTGGAGGAACAATAA